In Neochlamydia sp. AcF84, the following proteins share a genomic window:
- a CDS encoding ParA family protein — MHCIAISSFKGGTAKTSSALHLGAALAKFHKKKVLLIDFDAQANLTTGLGFDPDENDSMATVLQGNKTLKEVIKKTSVGNLDLIPADTWLERVEVTGQLASDRYSHERLSDCIKDAPYDFTIIDTPPSLCWLTESALIAAQHALVCATPEFYSVKGLERLSQFMESIGQRHPLNLLGVILSFWNPRGKSNEAFLEVIDKTFPKKLLKTKIRRDICVSEASIFGKPIFDTVPNSRAAEDYIALTKELLKRL, encoded by the coding sequence ATGCATTGTATAGCTATTAGCAGCTTTAAGGGAGGAACAGCTAAAACATCTAGTGCTTTGCATTTAGGGGCTGCCTTAGCTAAGTTTCATAAAAAGAAGGTGCTCTTAATAGATTTTGATGCACAAGCCAACCTAACAACAGGCTTAGGATTTGACCCTGATGAAAATGATAGCATGGCTACAGTTTTGCAAGGTAATAAAACTCTAAAAGAAGTTATCAAGAAGACTAGTGTTGGCAACCTTGATCTTATTCCTGCAGATACATGGCTCGAGCGAGTGGAAGTGACTGGTCAGCTGGCTTCTGACCGCTACTCTCATGAGAGATTAAGTGACTGTATTAAAGATGCTCCCTACGATTTTACTATTATTGATACCCCTCCTTCTCTTTGTTGGTTAACTGAATCGGCTTTGATTGCCGCTCAGCATGCGCTAGTATGTGCAACCCCAGAATTCTACAGCGTTAAAGGATTGGAAAGACTCTCGCAGTTTATGGAAAGCATTGGGCAACGCCACCCTTTAAATTTATTAGGAGTGATTTTATCTTTTTGGAACCCTCGTGGAAAAAGCAATGAGGCTTTTTTAGAAGTCATCGATAAAACTTTTCCAAAAAAACTTTTAAAAACTAAAATACGTAGAGACATCTGTGTATCAGAAGCTTCCATATTTGGTAAGCCCATCTTTGATACTGTACCTAATAGCAGGGCAGCTGAAGACTATATTGCCTTAACTAAAGAACTTCTCAAACGCTTATAA